Proteins from a single region of Selenihalanaerobacter shriftii:
- a CDS encoding Mini-ribonuclease 3, translating into MFNELLDLPKKPRLLSPGIMAYIGDSIYEVFIRSYLIEKGIRKNNDLHKMAIKYVNAEAQAELLRKIKPSLTKEEEIIVRRGRNSKSGQVPKSTDVANYRHSTAFEALLGYLYLDKKKARLREILAEIKESIEEM; encoded by the coding sequence ATGTTTAATGAATTATTGGATTTACCTAAAAAACCTAGACTGTTATCACCAGGAATTATGGCCTATATTGGTGATAGTATTTATGAAGTTTTTATTCGCTCATATTTGATAGAAAAGGGGATTCGCAAGAATAATGATTTGCATAAAATGGCGATTAAATATGTAAATGCAGAGGCTCAAGCAGAATTATTAAGGAAGATTAAGCCTTCTTTAACTAAGGAAGAGGAGATTATTGTTAGACGGGGTAGAAATTCTAAATCTGGTCAAGTACCTAAGAGTACAGATGTGGCTAATTATAGACACAGTACTGCCTTTGAAGCGTTATTAGGCTATCTATATTTAGATAAAAAGAAAGCAAGATTAAGAGAAATATTAGCTGAAATTAAGGAAAGTATAGAGGAGATGTAA
- the thyX gene encoding FAD-dependent thymidylate synthase, producing the protein MKDTELNIELINYTPNPERTAASAARLCYSSIGADKLAEEMTDSEVERLLKIILNNGHYSTLEHVSFTFAIDGISRVTTHQLVRHRIASYSQQSQRYVREKEQFDYIIPVKIAEDEELVDIFKENMKHQQEAYNKLTNNLIDNGYEEKEAIEAARYVLPNATETKIVVTMNARSLLHFFEVRCCDRAQREIRAMAREMLKKVRDVAPIIFSNAGPLCETERRCKEGKMSCGRLDKILSKGVDKSNG; encoded by the coding sequence ATGAAAGATACTGAGTTAAATATTGAACTAATTAATTACACACCTAATCCAGAAAGAACTGCAGCATCTGCTGCTAGATTATGTTATTCGTCTATAGGAGCAGATAAATTAGCAGAAGAGATGACAGATAGTGAAGTGGAAAGACTATTAAAAATCATTTTGAATAATGGACATTATTCTACTTTAGAGCATGTTAGTTTTACATTTGCTATTGATGGAATTTCTAGAGTAACTACTCATCAATTAGTTAGACATCGAATTGCTAGTTATAGTCAACAAAGTCAACGTTATGTTCGAGAAAAAGAGCAATTTGATTATATTATTCCAGTAAAAATTGCTGAAGATGAGGAATTAGTTGATATTTTTAAAGAGAATATGAAGCATCAACAAGAAGCATATAATAAATTGACTAATAATTTAATTGATAATGGTTATGAAGAAAAAGAGGCAATAGAAGCAGCAAGGTATGTACTTCCTAATGCAACAGAGACAAAGATTGTAGTTACTATGAATGCTCGGAGTTTATTGCACTTCTTTGAGGTCAGATGCTGTGACCGTGCTCAAAGAGAGATAAGAGCTATGGCTAGAGAGATGTTAAAGAAGGTAAGGGATGTAGCGCCAATTATCTTTAGTAACGCTGGTCCTCTTTGTGAAACAGAAAGAAGATGTAAAGAAGGTAAAATGAGTTGTGGCCGACTAGATAAAATTCTATCTAAAGGAGTAGATAAAAGCAATGGATAA